CTTGCGGAATGGCGAGTTGCAGGTGCATAAGATTGAGTTGGAGGACGAGGAGGAATTCGAGCACGATTAAGCGTCGTTGACGTCTCGCAGCAAGCAGAGAACGGCTGGGGTTCGCAGGTCCGCCCCAGCCGTTCCTGTTTCTGAAGTGTGCAGTTTTTTCCTGTCGTTATTGCCCGGTCCAGCCCCACACCAGCTCCCGTGGCGCTGATGCTCACCAACTGCTCCTACCGCCAATACCGCGACACCTGTATGGCGATCGACGATTCGAGAGGCCGCAATCGCAATTGACAATCGTCGGATTCGTGCCTACACTAATGGCCGTACGGGAGTCGGTTGCAGAAGGCACGTCTGAGTTGCGACCTCAATCGGCTGCGATGACCGGCGAGACGACGTCGTCTCCACAAGCAAAACCGACAAGGCTATGACAGTCCAGCGAGACCAGGATACGGCGCATAACACGCGCCAGGAACGGCCTGAAGCGCACGCCGCTGATCGGGCGACCGTTGACGGTGTGTTGCAGGCCGACGTCGTCGCACGCGAAGGAACGGCCCTACTGGAGCTTCCGACTGTCATTACCCAGGCGGCGGATAGTGTGGTCATCACCGACCGCGAGGGCGCCATCGAGTACGTCAATCCCGCCTTTGAAGCCTGCACCGGCTATACCCTGCAGGAGGTCAAAGGCTACACGCCGAGAAAGGTGAAATCGGGCCTGCACGATCAATCGTTCTATGAACTGCTGTGGGCGACGATCCTTGCCGGCAAACCCTTCCGCGCCGTATTCATCAATCGGAAGAAGGATGGGTCGCTGTATTACGACGATAAGACCATTACCCCCCTCAAAGACCACGCAGGTCAGATCACGCATTTCGTGTCGGCCGGACGCGACGTCACCCAACGCATCCAGGCAGAGGAGCAGCTTCGCGACTCGCGGGAGCAGCTTCGCGCGCTTGCAGCGTATCTGGAATCGGTACGAGAGGAAGAGCGGACCCGAATCTCCCGTCAGATTCACGATGAACTGGGACAGATGTTAACCGCATTGAAGATCGACCTGTCCTGGATGGCCGCGAAGCTCTCTGCCGACCAGGCAGCCCTGTTGGAGCGGATGCAGGTGATGGGGCGGCTTGTCGACACGGCGATCCGATCGACGCAGCGGATCTCGACGGAGTTGCGGCCAAGCATCCTGGATCACCTGGGGTTGGTGGCCGCCGTTGAATGGCAGGCCCGGGAGTTTCAGACCCGGACCGGAATAGGGTGCCGGGTAAGCGCCGATCTGGCCGAGTTCGAGCCGGATCCGGAGGTCTCAACGACGCTCTTTCGGATCCTTCAGGAAACCCTCACCAATATCATCCGGCATGCCCACGCAACCGTCGCCGACATCAGCCTGGGCCTGGACCAGGACCGTCTCGTTCTGGCGGTCGTCGATAACGGCCGGGGTATTACGGAACCGGAGATTGCCGACAGGCGCTCGCTTGGACTGCTGGGCATGCGCGAACGCGCACTGCTCCTCGGGGGAGAGGTCGCTATTACCGGTCGTCCCGGAGGCGGCACCGCCGTCAGGGTCACCATCCCACTCACGCAGCCGTGTCGACGGTAGCGTGGAACTGCCCGTATACACGGCTGACGCCATGACGGAGGGAGGGGCGTGATACGCGTCGTCATCGCGGACGATCACGCGGTGGTTCGTCACGGGTTGGTTCGCATCCTCAGTGAGGAACACGATATGGCGGTCGTCGGCGAGGCCGGCAACGGCCAGGAGCTGCTCTCAATGGTTCGCAACCGGCGGTGCGATGCGGTCATCGTCGACATCTCCATGCCGGGAACGAGTGGGCTGGAGGCCCTGCAGGAGATAAAACAGGAACACCCGCGCCTGCCTGTTCTGGTATTGAGCATGTATCCGGAGGATCAGTTTGCGGTTCGGGCCTTCAAAAAGGGGGCCTCGGCCTATATGACCAAAGACAGCGCCAGAGAGGAGCTGGTCCAGGCGATCCGAAAGGTCGTGAGCGGAGGACGGTACGTGAGCCCGGGTCTGGCCGAGAAACTGGCCGTTCACCTGGCATCCGATACCGAAAGGCCGCCGCATGAAGCGCTGTCCGACCGCGAGCATCAGGTGCTGTGCAGGATCGCAGCCGGGAAAACACTCACGGAGATCGGCTCCGAACTCTCGCTCAGTGTCAAGACCGTCAGTACCTATCGGGGCAGGATTCTCGAGAAGATGTCGATGAAGACCAACGCTGAACTGACCCGATATGCGCTCCAGAATCGACTGATCGACTAGGGCGCGGTAAACCGCGCCCCTACCCCGCGCTTCCGCCTCCCGCCTCCCGCCTCACGCCTTCCGCCTCCCGCCTTCCGCCTCCCGCCTTCCGCCTCCCGCCGTTTACACTTGAAGGCCTGCGCTGTTTGTCCTATTATCAGCCATATTCGGCTCCGCATTCAAACCTTCGTGCAGGACGGAGGGACCATGAAGACGCGCATCCGGGCCGCGCTGTTGCCGTTGCTGCTCATCGTCGGGTGGGCGGCAATCCCCGCCCAGGCCCAGTCACCCCTGCCGCCGGACCTCACCGAGCTCACCCTCGAGCAACTGATGAAGATCAAGGTGACCACCGTCTCCAGGCGGGAGGAGATCCTCTTCAATACGCCGGCGGCGACCTACGTGATCACGGGCGAAGAGATCCGCCGCGCAGGCGTGCGGAGCATCCCCGAGGCGTTGCGCATGGCGCCCGGGGTTGACGTGGCGCAACTCGACGCCAACAAGTGGGCCATCTCGATCCGCGGGTTCAACGGCCGCTTCTCGAACAAGCTGCTGGTCCTCATCGACGGCCGGAGTGTCTACACCCCCCTCTTCGCCGGGGTCTTCTGGGACGTGCAGGATACCCTGCTCGAAGATATCGACCGCATCGAGGTCATCCGCGGTCCGGGCGGGACCCTGTGGGGCGCCAATGCGGTCAACGGCGTGATCAATATCATCACCAAGAAGGCCAGCGTGACACAGGGTGGATACGTCGAAGGCGGCGGCGGCACAGAAGAGCGGGGATTCGGGAGCCTCCGCTACGGCGGTCAGTTTGCGGAAGGGGGCTTCTACCGGGCTTACGCGAAGTATTTCAGGCGTGACCGGTTCATCACCCCGGCCGGTCGGGACGGCGCCGACGATTGGGAGGCCTATAGGGGCGGCTT
The nucleotide sequence above comes from Candidatus Methylomirabilota bacterium. Encoded proteins:
- a CDS encoding histidine kinase — encoded protein: MTVQRDQDTAHNTRQERPEAHAADRATVDGVLQADVVAREGTALLELPTVITQAADSVVITDREGAIEYVNPAFEACTGYTLQEVKGYTPRKVKSGLHDQSFYELLWATILAGKPFRAVFINRKKDGSLYYDDKTITPLKDHAGQITHFVSAGRDVTQRIQAEEQLRDSREQLRALAAYLESVREEERTRISRQIHDELGQMLTALKIDLSWMAAKLSADQAALLERMQVMGRLVDTAIRSTQRISTELRPSILDHLGLVAAVEWQAREFQTRTGIGCRVSADLAEFEPDPEVSTTLFRILQETLTNIIRHAHATVADISLGLDQDRLVLAVVDNGRGITEPEIADRRSLGLLGMRERALLLGGEVAITGRPGGGTAVRVTIPLTQPCRR
- a CDS encoding DNA-binding response regulator, translated to MIRVVIADDHAVVRHGLVRILSEEHDMAVVGEAGNGQELLSMVRNRRCDAVIVDISMPGTSGLEALQEIKQEHPRLPVLVLSMYPEDQFAVRAFKKGASAYMTKDSAREELVQAIRKVVSGGRYVSPGLAEKLAVHLASDTERPPHEALSDREHQVLCRIAAGKTLTEIGSELSLSVKTVSTYRGRILEKMSMKTNAELTRYALQNRLID